A single uncultured Acetobacterium sp. DNA region contains:
- a CDS encoding flavin reductase family protein yields the protein MSKIKWPGSVLLAPVPPVLVTCGENETANILTIGWTGVLNTKPPMTYISLRPSRLSYQIISETREFTINLSTVDLVKAVDFCGVKSGRDVNKFEAMNLKCVPGESVKCPMLAASPLSMECRVKEIIPLGTHELFMAEILTVHVDDALVDGNGKLHMDKANLLAYVHGEYFGLGEKYGSFGYSVRKKKKKKTVKKTN from the coding sequence ATGAGCAAAATAAAATGGCCGGGCAGTGTCCTACTGGCTCCGGTACCCCCAGTACTGGTGACCTGTGGCGAAAATGAAACCGCAAATATCTTAACAATCGGCTGGACAGGGGTACTCAATACCAAACCCCCGATGACCTATATTTCTTTAAGACCCAGTCGTTTATCATATCAGATCATCTCCGAAACGCGGGAATTTACCATCAACCTGTCCACAGTAGATCTGGTCAAAGCGGTTGATTTTTGCGGTGTAAAATCAGGACGAGATGTTAATAAATTCGAAGCAATGAATTTAAAGTGTGTCCCCGGAGAATCAGTGAAATGCCCGATGCTGGCAGCTAGTCCCCTGAGTATGGAATGTCGGGTCAAGGAAATCATCCCGCTGGGCACCCATGAACTGTTTATGGCCGAGATTCTGACCGTTCATGTGGACGATGCACTGGTTGATGGAAATGGAAAACTCCACATGGATAAAGCCAATCTGCTGGCTTATGTTCATGGCGAATATTTTGGTTTAGGCGAAAAATATGGCAGCTTTGGGTATTCGGTCCGAAAAAAGAAAAAGAAGAAAACCGTCAAGAAGACCAACTAA
- a CDS encoding branched-chain amino acid aminotransferase, giving the protein MFYKTKEFKMTKNIEINWDQLGFDYIKTDLRYLSYWKDGSWDEGVLTEDNVLHLGEAAPCLHYGQQCFEGLKAYRTKNGEIQLFRIDQNAKRMQDSCNRLLMPIIPEEKFIAACLEVVKANAAYIPPYGTGGSLYIRPMVIGVGNSIAVKPASEYIFTVFCMPVGAYFKGGMSPVNFMVSDYDRAACNGTGQQKVGGNYAASMIAHEIAVQKGFADCIYLDPTTHTKIEEVGAANFFGITKDNRFVTPDSCSILPSITKYSLLHLAEHVLGMEVSEEDVFIDELDSFAEAGACGTAAVITPIGGIFHHNRLHVFYSETEVGPVTKKLYETLTAIQLGDLEGPEGWITRL; this is encoded by the coding sequence ATATTTTATAAAACAAAGGAGTTTAAAATGACTAAGAATATAGAAATCAATTGGGATCAACTGGGTTTTGACTATATCAAAACCGACCTACGCTATTTATCTTACTGGAAAGATGGCAGCTGGGATGAGGGTGTTTTAACTGAGGACAATGTCTTGCACCTGGGCGAGGCCGCCCCCTGTCTTCATTATGGCCAACAATGCTTTGAAGGACTGAAAGCTTATCGCACCAAAAATGGTGAGATTCAATTATTTCGCATCGACCAGAACGCCAAACGGATGCAGGACTCATGCAACCGGCTGTTGATGCCGATTATCCCTGAAGAAAAATTTATCGCTGCCTGTCTTGAGGTTGTCAAGGCTAATGCCGCCTATATCCCGCCTTATGGAACCGGCGGATCACTCTACATCCGGCCGATGGTGATTGGCGTGGGCAACAGCATTGCCGTGAAGCCGGCCAGTGAATATATCTTCACGGTATTTTGTATGCCCGTCGGTGCTTATTTTAAAGGCGGGATGAGTCCAGTTAATTTTATGGTTTCAGATTATGACCGGGCGGCCTGTAATGGCACCGGCCAACAGAAGGTTGGTGGTAACTATGCGGCATCGATGATTGCACACGAGATTGCCGTGCAGAAGGGATTTGCTGATTGCATTTATTTGGATCCCACCACCCACACTAAAATCGAAGAGGTCGGTGCTGCCAATTTCTTTGGGATCACCAAAGACAATCGCTTTGTCACACCAGATTCCTGTTCGATCCTACCGAGTATTACCAAATACTCACTGTTACATCTGGCCGAGCATGTTTTAGGCATGGAAGTATCCGAAGAAGATGTTTTCATTGACGAACTCGATAGCTTTGCTGAAGCTGGTGCCTGTGGTACCGCCGCCGTCATCACCCCAATTGGTGGAATTTTCCATCACAATCGGCTCCATGTTTTTTACAGTGAAACCGAGGTTGGTCCGGTGACAAAGAAACTCTATGAGACCTTGACGGCTATACAATTGGGCGATCTGGAAGGGCCAGAGGGTTGGATTACTCGGTTATAA
- a CDS encoding DUF445 family protein yields MDFTLFVGPILGAIIGLITNGIAIRMLFRPLKAVKIFGITLPFTPGLIPKEKPRIAKSLGDVVANNLLNESVIKNGLLSQEMDAKITVALNGLIAKKSTSEETLRELFYSFSGAERGEKIVDDVTSKVVGFSYERMVKLELGPLLSEIAVTEIVANLQGSMFAMLINENLISSAKVKMSEIIERMVVEKGEDILDSIIQKESTNLLDKKLCDLYTEYEDKMPEFASWVVQTYHQLIEKNSGILVRALDLSRLVEDQINGYDVLTFEKMLLEIMDKELKAIVWLGGLLGLIMGLVMLFF; encoded by the coding sequence ATGGATTTTACTTTATTTGTTGGCCCGATACTGGGGGCGATTATCGGACTGATCACCAATGGCATTGCGATCCGGATGCTATTTCGGCCGTTAAAGGCGGTCAAAATATTCGGCATCACCTTACCCTTTACCCCGGGATTAATTCCCAAAGAAAAGCCGAGAATTGCCAAATCACTGGGTGATGTGGTTGCTAATAATCTGCTAAATGAGAGTGTTATCAAAAACGGGCTGTTGTCCCAGGAGATGGATGCCAAGATCACAGTTGCGTTAAATGGCTTGATTGCTAAAAAAAGCACCAGCGAAGAAACCTTACGCGAACTCTTTTATTCTTTTTCGGGAGCAGAACGGGGCGAAAAAATTGTCGATGACGTCACCAGCAAAGTTGTTGGCTTTTCTTATGAACGGATGGTTAAGCTGGAGCTGGGCCCCTTATTATCGGAGATTGCGGTCACCGAAATTGTTGCCAATCTTCAGGGCTCGATGTTTGCCATGTTAATCAATGAAAACCTGATCAGTTCGGCGAAGGTGAAGATGTCGGAAATTATTGAACGGATGGTCGTTGAAAAGGGTGAGGATATTTTAGATAGTATTATTCAAAAGGAAAGCACTAATCTGTTGGACAAGAAGCTGTGTGATCTTTATACCGAGTATGAAGATAAAATGCCAGAATTTGCTTCTTGGGTCGTCCAGACTTATCATCAACTGATTGAAAAAAACAGTGGCATCTTAGTCCGGGCGCTGGATTTATCACGACTGGTTGAAGATCAGATTAATGGTTATGATGTGCTGACCTTTGAAAAAATGCTGCTGGAAATCATGGACAAAGAGCTCAAAGCGATTGTCTGGCTGGGCGGATTATTGGGACTTATTATGGGACTGGTGATGCTGTTTTTCTAG
- a CDS encoding iron-sulfur cluster assembly scaffold protein, with protein sequence MTSPYNDIVLEHFKNPRNTGRIENPDGKATEGSPACGDMVSLYLNVDPETKVITDIKFESYGCASNIATGSIITELAKGKTIEEAKKITWQDASEALGGLPKIKAHCSVLAVEVLRSAIQNYEEKHGLVTAKEDTTEEIIRKRLKKVMNPIKGLDMVATHLVKEIDINDGVVRIVLDLPENHQFANAIKEDAIEKIESLWDINQVIVEFTD encoded by the coding sequence ATGACAAGTCCCTATAATGATATTGTGCTGGAACACTTTAAAAACCCCCGCAATACCGGTCGGATTGAAAACCCCGATGGCAAGGCCACCGAGGGCAGTCCTGCCTGCGGCGATATGGTGTCTCTATATCTGAATGTCGATCCCGAAACAAAGGTGATCACCGACATCAAATTTGAATCTTATGGCTGTGCCTCAAACATTGCCACGGGTTCGATTATCACCGAATTGGCCAAGGGCAAAACCATCGAGGAAGCCAAAAAAATCACCTGGCAAGATGCCTCCGAGGCACTGGGCGGGCTGCCGAAAATCAAGGCTCACTGCTCTGTTCTGGCGGTGGAAGTGCTACGCTCGGCGATCCAGAATTACGAAGAAAAACACGGTTTGGTGACAGCCAAAGAAGATACCACCGAAGAAATCATTCGAAAAAGATTAAAGAAAGTTATGAATCCTATTAAAGGGCTGGACATGGTGGCCACCCATCTGGTCAAGGAAATTGATATCAACGATGGGGTAGTTCGAATCGTTCTGGACTTACCAGAAAACCATCAGTTCGCCAATGCCATTAAAGAAGATGCCATTGAAAAAATCGAATCACTTTGGGACATCAATCAGGTCATTGTCGAATTTACCGACTGA